The following are from one region of the Bradyrhizobium septentrionale genome:
- the ffh gene encoding signal recognition particle protein codes for MFDNLSERLGGILDRLTGRGALTEKDVDAAMREVRRALLEADVALEVVRSFIDRVREQAIGATVVKSVTPGQMVVKIVHDELVATLGSDGQTIDINSVPPVPIMMVGLQGSGKTTTTAKLARRMVQRDKRKVLMASLDVYRPAAMEQLAVLGRDLDIPTLPIVAGQMPPQIARRALEAGKLGGYDVVLLDTAGRTTLDEDMMKEAAEIKAAANPHEVLLVADSLTGQDAVNLARAFDERVGLTGIVLTRVDGDGRGGAALSMRAVTGKPIKLLGTGEKTDALEDFHPNRIAGRILGMGDVVSLVEKAAANIDAEKAARTAERMRKGQFDLNDMREQLQQMANMGGIGGLMGMMPGIAKMKNQIAAAGIDDKIIKRQVAVIDSMTRQERKNPDILKASRKKRIAAGAGQSVEQVNKLLKMHRNMADMMKAMGSGKRGPLAGIAQAMGFGGGMKPPSAEEMKALADKMQGGAGGGLPNLPKDLPVGLRGGLPNVPGLTGLTGKPTLPGLGGFPGKKK; via the coding sequence TGGCATTCTCGATCGTCTGACGGGGCGCGGTGCGCTGACCGAAAAGGACGTCGATGCCGCGATGCGCGAGGTGCGCCGCGCGCTGCTCGAAGCCGACGTCGCGCTCGAGGTGGTCCGCAGTTTCATTGACCGGGTCCGCGAGCAGGCGATCGGCGCCACCGTCGTCAAGTCGGTCACGCCCGGCCAGATGGTGGTGAAGATCGTCCATGACGAGCTCGTCGCCACGCTCGGCTCCGACGGCCAGACCATCGATATCAACTCCGTGCCGCCGGTTCCGATCATGATGGTCGGTCTGCAGGGCTCCGGCAAAACCACCACCACCGCAAAGCTCGCGCGGCGCATGGTTCAGCGCGACAAGCGCAAGGTGCTGATGGCCTCGCTCGACGTCTATCGCCCGGCGGCGATGGAGCAGCTCGCAGTGCTCGGCCGCGACCTCGATATTCCGACATTGCCGATCGTCGCCGGCCAGATGCCACCGCAGATTGCCCGGCGCGCGCTGGAAGCCGGCAAGCTCGGCGGCTACGATGTCGTGCTGCTCGACACCGCCGGCCGCACCACGCTCGACGAAGACATGATGAAGGAGGCGGCCGAGATCAAAGCCGCCGCCAACCCGCATGAAGTGCTGCTGGTCGCGGACTCCCTCACCGGCCAGGACGCGGTCAACCTTGCCCGCGCGTTCGATGAGCGCGTCGGCCTCACCGGCATCGTGCTGACAAGAGTGGACGGCGACGGCCGCGGCGGCGCCGCGCTGTCGATGCGCGCAGTCACCGGCAAGCCGATCAAGCTGCTCGGCACCGGCGAAAAGACTGATGCGCTGGAAGACTTCCATCCGAACCGCATCGCCGGCCGCATCCTCGGCATGGGCGACGTCGTCTCGCTGGTTGAGAAGGCCGCCGCCAATATCGACGCAGAGAAGGCCGCGCGCACCGCCGAGCGCATGCGCAAGGGTCAGTTCGACCTCAACGACATGCGCGAGCAGCTGCAGCAGATGGCGAACATGGGCGGCATCGGCGGCCTGATGGGCATGATGCCCGGCATCGCCAAGATGAAGAACCAGATCGCGGCCGCCGGCATCGACGACAAGATCATCAAGCGCCAGGTCGCCGTCATCGACTCGATGACGCGGCAGGAGCGCAAGAACCCGGACATCCTGAAGGCCAGCCGCAAGAAGCGCATCGCGGCCGGCGCCGGCCAGAGCGTCGAGCAGGTCAACAAGCTGCTGAAGATGCACCGGAACATGGCCGACATGATGAAGGCCATGGGAAGCGGCAAGCGCGGCCCGCTCGCCGGCATCGCGCAGGCGATGGGCTTTGGCGGCGGCATGAAGCCGCCCTCGGCCGAGGAGATGAAGGCGCTCGCGGACAAGATGCAGGGCGGCGCCGGCGGCGGCCTGCCCAATTTGCCGAAGGATTTGCCGGTCGGGCTGCGCGGCGGCCTGCCGAACGTGCCGGGCCTGACCGGGCTTACCGGCAAGCCGACGCTGCCGGGCCTCGGCGGCTTCCCGGGCA